The DNA region GATCAGATTGTTAACAACAAAGATCTCGATTTGCCAACACAGCAAGAACTTCTTGCGCAGTTTAGGTGTGACGAGATCGCCCGCGAGGTACTGGTCGGCTTCGACACTGTTATCGCGCCTctggaggagcagcaagTGGAAGCAATTCGTCTCGGCAAGCCTGCAGCGGTACTGGCGGATCTCGGAGCTCAAGGCGCCGGAGCCCGCGAGAAGTGCATCAAGGCCTTCGAGACACAGGCCAGCCGTTACCACAAAGGTGTATACACGATGAAGCGGGGCGAGCTCGAGAGCAAGATAGATACTAGGCTCAAAGCTCTGTACCAGGCTCAGCTGACAGCTGCTCATAAGGCCGGCGTGGCTGCCTTTAGTGAGGCCGTGTCAGGCGCGGTCAAGGCAGGGCAAAAGGCGGGCGGATCGTATGAGTTCGCTGAGATTGTGGCGAAGCAAAAGGCCAAGACGCTGCAAATCTTCAAGACAGAGGCCAAGAGCCTGTCGATTCCGGGAGTGGCCTGGTCGAACTTCAAGCCCCAGTATAAGCTCTTTGAGAAGGAGCTCGATGAGGTCAGCGCGCGGTTGCGCAAGGAGGAGATGCGTCGTTTGGCCATAAGGGTCGAGCGCTGGGTCAAGTCTCGCTTGGGCGATGCCATTGGTTTGGAATTCAACAAGCTAGGGTCTGGACGGGGGGGTTCGGTTTCTCCTGAGGGTGGCGAGAAGCCAGCCACAGAAAAGGACCTTTGGGACCGGGTCTGGAATGCCTTCATTAGTATTGTCAAGGAGGCTGAGACGAGATTTGCCGAGAGAGCCAAGAGCTTCGAGGCCAGCccggaggaggtcgaggtcggTCTTTGGCGACTACGGCGCAAGAGTTGGGTCGCCCTGAGGGAGAAGATCGAAGAAGAGGTGATGGAAAGTAACATCCTCATGAAACTCCGCGAAAATTTCGAGGACAAGTTCCGGTACGACGAAGATGGCGTCCCGAGAATTTGGCGCCCGACAGATGACATTGAAGGGATTTATACCAAGGCACGCGAGTCAACCTTGGGCCTCGTTCCTCTGCTGTCGCGGTTTAGACTGTCGGAGACGTATGCGCCACCAGACCTTCCAGCTTTCATCGGGGTCCAGCCTGCTGGCGTTGAGcccgaagacgaagaagacctCTTGCCCATTGGCGGcatcgacgaggaggaaggcaaAAGTCTCGAAGAGGAGACGACCGTTCTCAGTGAAAGTAAGCGGCAAGacctggtggtgaggtttaAGAAAATGGCCGATGGAGTCTATGTTGAAGCCAAGCGAAGTGCCATTGGCGGGATTACCCAGGTGCCCTTGTACTTCTATGTTATTTTGCTGATTCTTGGGTGGAATGAGATTCTCATGGGTGCGTTACTCTTCTCTCGCCAGTGTCATTTCAACAGATGTCTGACAATTCACAGTTCTGCGAAACCCTTTCCTCATCTTGCTTATTCTTGTCATGGGCGGCGGTACCTATATCGCCTACTCGCTCAACCTTCTTGGGCCCATGATGCAGATGAGCAACGCTGCCTTCAACCAGGCTGTTGACATTGGCAAGGACAGGCTGCGCGACTTCTTGGTGAACAACGAGACAGCTAGACAGGCGCTTGCTGTTCCCGCACGGCAGATGGGTGCCGATATTAGCCTGGACCGGCTGGATAGCCGGGGTAAGAAGGCACAGGATATTTCAGACGATGATGACATTTAGAGATGGTTCAGCGGACGGAGCAATTGGTTGGGGGAATCGGGACCATGAAGGTTACCTACATGGCTTGGTTGTTCTGGTTGTTTGTTATATGCAGTCTTGTTGTCGTCTAAGAAGCGTTGTGCGTAGAAGCGGATGCGGCAGGGTCAGCTGGTCATGATTTCATGATTATGGTCCGCGACAGGATCTCTATGTATAAAGTACTCAGAACTCCTTTGAACTCCGGTTTGCCCTGTTTCCCAGTGTATTTCCAACCTTGATCCTTATAATCTCAAAACGCCTCCAGCCCAGCTGGTGTCCCAAACCATGTGCCCAGCTCGTCGCCTTCTTCCTGGTCCTTAGCAGAGAAGAAATCCGTGAGGCGGTTAgtgtcaccatcatcatccaccggCCAGTCTACCTTGACTCCCTTGGGACCCTCGAGCATATCTTTCGCAGTTCCCCAACTAAACCGGCACTCTGGACCCCAGCCAAACACAGGGTGCATGTTGCCGCGTAGCCAAGTAACGCATCTCTGGTCTGACGGGTAACCCGAA from Podospora pseudopauciseta strain CBS 411.78 chromosome 6, whole genome shotgun sequence includes:
- the SEY1 gene encoding Dynamin-like GTPase that mediates homotypic ER fusion (COG:S; BUSCO:EOG092610TN; EggNog:ENOG503NUYX); its protein translation is MNGHFAAIGNGPTAKQYDHGIQVIDEDKSFNTNLNDYLTETHVAESGFNYHLISVFGSQSTGKSTLLNHLFGTQFSVMSETERRQTTKGIWLSKNKRDSANGSPMADNILVMDVEGTDGRERGEDQDFERKSALFALATSEVLIVNIWEHQVGLYQGANMGLLKTVFEVNLQLFLKDRQSQTRSLLFFVIRDFVGNTPLENLRTTLITDLSKIWSSISKPQGLEDSKIEDYFDFAFSALPHKIYQPEKFLAEVDRLGARFTTGHRSTKDQEFVGGVFLPEYHRRIPADGLSVYAGGVWDQIVNNKDLDLPTQQELLAQFRCDEIAREVLVGFDTVIAPLEEQQVEAIRLGKPAAVLADLGAQGAGAREKCIKAFETQASRYHKGVYTMKRGELESKIDTRLKALYQAQLTAAHKAGVAAFSEAVSGAVKAGQKAGGSYEFAEIVAKQKAKTLQIFKTEAKSLSIPGVAWSNFKPQYKLFEKELDEVSARLRKEEMRRLAIRVERWVKSRLGDAIGLEFNKLGSGRGGSVSPEGGEKPATEKDLWDRVWNAFISIVKEAETRFAERAKSFEASPEEVEVGLWRLRRKSWVALREKIEEEVMESNILMKLRENFEDKFRYDEDGVPRIWRPTDDIEGIYTKARESTLGLVPLLSRFRLSETYAPPDLPAFIGVQPAGVEPEDEEDLLPIGGIDEEEGKSLEEETTVLSESKRQDLVVRFKKMADGVYVEAKRSAIGGITQVPLYFYVILLILGWNEILMVLRNPFLILLILVMGGGTYIAYSLNLLGPMMQMSNAAFNQAVDIGKDRLRDFLVNNETARQALAVPARQMGADISLDRLDSRGKKAQDISDDDDI